One Maribacter cobaltidurans genomic window carries:
- a CDS encoding DUF2461 domain-containing protein: MSHPIITEKTLEFLTELKNNNNRDWFGDHKSRFTTHKKEAKEFFQAVMEKLNTHDKIEKLKVFRIYRDIRFSKDKTPYKYNFSASFTRMGAERRGGYYVHIQPEGSFIATGFWNPEKEDLLRIRKEWEIDATEVRRIMENYDFQKIWGQMEGEELKTAPKGFDKEDPNIDLIRKKQFIFIRRFSDKEVVDPNFLDTINDSFMAIRPYFDLMSNILTTNLNGESLLD, from the coding sequence ATGTCTCACCCTATAATTACCGAGAAGACCCTAGAATTTTTAACTGAATTGAAGAATAACAATAACAGGGATTGGTTTGGTGATCACAAAAGTAGATTTACAACCCATAAAAAAGAAGCGAAAGAGTTTTTTCAAGCCGTGATGGAAAAACTAAACACACATGATAAAATAGAGAAACTAAAAGTGTTTAGAATCTATAGGGACATTCGGTTTTCCAAGGACAAGACACCGTATAAATATAATTTCTCCGCATCTTTCACCAGAATGGGTGCCGAAAGAAGGGGTGGTTACTATGTACATATTCAGCCCGAGGGCAGTTTTATCGCCACTGGTTTTTGGAATCCAGAAAAGGAAGATTTATTACGGATCCGGAAGGAGTGGGAGATAGATGCCACCGAAGTCAGGCGAATAATGGAAAACTATGATTTTCAAAAAATATGGGGCCAAATGGAAGGTGAAGAATTGAAAACAGCCCCCAAAGGATTCGATAAAGAGGACCCAAACATTGATTTGATCAGAAAAAAACAATTTATCTTCATTAGAAGATTTTCGGATAAGGAGGTTGTGGACCCGAATTTTTTGGACACCATAAACGATTCCTTTATGGCAATCCGCCCTTACTTTGATTTAATGAGCAACATATTGACCACGAATCTCAATGGAGAGTCCTTACTAGACTAA
- a CDS encoding MoxR family ATPase: MQLNYKEITTLGALKKAGYQSKSIKDELRDNLRERIKTGGENFTGVWGYEDSVIPELERAILSRHNINLLGLRGQAKTRLARLMVNLLDDYIPIVEGSEINDDPMSPMSRYAKELIAEKGDDTPIDWLPKTERFYEKLATPDVTVADLIGDVDPIKAANLKLSYADDRVIHFGMIPRANRCIFVINELPDLQARIQVSLFNILEEGDIQIRGFKLRLPLDIQFVFTANPEDYTNRGSIVTPLKDRIGSQILTHYPDDIETARKITEQEANLDERQSDAVYVPDLAKDLLEQISFEARNSEYVDAKSGVSARTSITAFENLLSTAERRALLTGADKTAVRLSDFLGVIPAITGKIELVYEGEQEGADVVAEILIDEAVKSLFSEYFPKINKLQRKDEETPYDELLHWFFQGEGFELLDDFTDEEYKRALDGIPALNALIKTYQPDYPEEDVYFLKELLLWGLVSHKKLNKQRFAEGYQFKDLYSSFLKDI, encoded by the coding sequence ATGCAATTGAACTATAAAGAAATTACAACTTTAGGAGCCTTAAAAAAGGCAGGATATCAATCTAAAAGTATCAAGGACGAACTCAGGGACAATCTTCGTGAAAGGATAAAAACAGGAGGAGAGAACTTTACCGGGGTTTGGGGCTATGAGGATTCCGTAATCCCGGAACTGGAACGGGCGATTCTCTCGAGACATAATATCAACCTATTGGGATTAAGGGGACAGGCGAAAACACGACTGGCGCGATTGATGGTGAATTTGTTGGACGATTACATTCCCATCGTGGAAGGTTCGGAAATCAATGATGATCCCATGTCACCTATGTCCCGCTACGCCAAGGAATTAATAGCCGAAAAAGGAGATGATACGCCTATTGATTGGTTGCCCAAGACTGAAAGGTTCTATGAGAAACTGGCCACACCGGACGTTACCGTGGCCGATTTAATCGGGGACGTGGACCCAATCAAAGCTGCAAATTTGAAATTGTCCTATGCGGATGATCGAGTAATTCATTTTGGAATGATACCCAGGGCCAATCGCTGTATTTTCGTCATCAATGAATTACCCGATTTACAGGCACGAATTCAAGTTTCACTTTTCAATATTTTGGAAGAGGGAGACATTCAGATTAGAGGTTTTAAACTTCGTCTTCCCTTGGATATACAATTTGTATTTACGGCCAATCCAGAGGATTACACCAATAGAGGGAGTATCGTTACGCCATTGAAGGATAGGATTGGTTCACAAATTTTGACCCATTATCCGGATGATATTGAAACGGCCAGAAAGATTACCGAGCAAGAGGCCAATTTGGATGAACGACAGTCCGATGCGGTGTATGTACCGGATTTGGCCAAGGACTTATTGGAGCAGATCAGTTTTGAGGCTAGGAACAGTGAGTATGTAGATGCCAAGAGTGGGGTTAGTGCCCGTACGAGCATTACCGCTTTCGAGAATTTGTTGAGTACGGCGGAACGAAGGGCCCTATTGACCGGTGCGGACAAAACAGCGGTACGGTTAAGTGATTTTTTAGGGGTGATTCCGGCAATTACCGGTAAAATTGAATTGGTCTATGAAGGCGAACAGGAAGGTGCCGATGTGGTTGCGGAAATCTTGATAGACGAAGCGGTAAAATCCCTATTCTCGGAGTATTTCCCCAAAATTAACAAGCTGCAACGCAAGGATGAGGAAACTCCTTATGATGAACTGTTACATTGGTTTTTTCAGGGCGAAGGTTTTGAATTATTGGACGATTTTACGGATGAGGAATATAAGCGTGCCTTGGATGGCATTCCTGCACTAAATGCTTTGATAAAAACCTATCAGCCCGACTATCCAGAAGAGGATGTCTATTTTCTAAAGGAACTGTTGCTATGGGGTCTGGTTTCCCATAAAAAACTGAACAAGCAACGCTTTGCAGAAGGGTACCAATTCAAGGATCTTTACAGTAGTTTTCTAAAGGATATATAA
- the corA gene encoding magnesium/cobalt transporter CorA — protein sequence MARRKLGLPKRKKKASRVQGKLGSAPGTVSYLGNKEKSDSEVFVISYDEEESTTKTHLKVDEILNYRKGPKTAWINVIGITDEVFIEELGKGFELNNLILEDAVNTDQRPKIDEYEGYIFGVFKMLYLNENDEIVPEHMAMVLMENTVLVFQEVKEDVFHGVRNRIEAKSGRIRTRGADYLFFALLDAIIDNYFLVLEQINHRIELLEDEVYANPKPIVAQHIQQLKKEVLKIRRWIYPVKELVSRLIDSESPLIKHDTKLFLRDALDHSLEINESLQIYREMSMSLMEMYMSNMSNKMNEVMKVLTIMASIFIPLTFIAGVYGMNFENMPELHYEYGYYVVWVVMILLFVGMLIYFKRKDWL from the coding sequence ATGGCAAGAAGAAAATTAGGACTACCCAAGCGAAAGAAAAAAGCATCCCGAGTCCAAGGCAAATTAGGTTCGGCCCCTGGAACGGTTAGTTATTTGGGGAACAAGGAAAAATCCGACAGTGAGGTCTTTGTGATTTCCTATGATGAGGAGGAGTCAACTACCAAAACACATCTTAAAGTCGATGAAATCCTAAATTATAGGAAAGGCCCAAAGACTGCTTGGATTAATGTCATCGGAATTACGGACGAGGTTTTTATCGAAGAATTGGGAAAAGGATTCGAACTGAACAATTTGATTTTGGAGGATGCCGTAAATACGGACCAAAGACCAAAAATAGATGAATATGAAGGATATATTTTTGGAGTATTCAAAATGCTGTACCTCAACGAAAATGATGAAATTGTCCCAGAACATATGGCCATGGTCCTTATGGAGAACACCGTGCTGGTCTTTCAAGAAGTAAAGGAAGACGTTTTCCATGGGGTAAGAAATAGGATTGAGGCAAAATCCGGACGTATACGAACTAGGGGAGCGGATTACCTGTTCTTTGCCCTTTTGGATGCGATAATCGATAATTATTTTTTGGTTTTAGAGCAAATAAACCACCGTATTGAACTTTTGGAGGACGAAGTCTATGCCAATCCAAAACCCATAGTGGCCCAGCATATCCAACAATTGAAGAAAGAAGTCCTTAAAATACGTCGTTGGATTTACCCGGTCAAGGAGTTGGTAAGCAGATTGATAGATTCTGAAAGTCCGTTAATTAAGCATGATACCAAATTATTTCTTCGGGATGCCTTGGATCACTCCTTAGAAATCAACGAAAGCCTTCAAATATACAGGGAAATGAGTATGAGCCTTATGGAAATGTATATGAGCAATATGAGCAACAAAATGAACGAGGTCATGAAGGTGCTTACTATAATGGCATCGATTTTTATTCCGTTAACCTTTATTGCCGGAGTTTACGGAATGAACTTTGAAAATATGCCCGAATTGCATTACGAATACGGTTACTATGTAGTATGGGTGGTTATGATTCTTCTCTTTGTAGGGATGCTAATTTATTTTAAAAGAAAGGACTGGCTTTAA
- a CDS encoding acyl-CoA thioesterase: MRFHTRKLVKPEDLNSNGTLFGGKVLAWIDEEAALYSIIQLENSKIVTKYMSEINFMSAAKQGDVVEIGIQVVKFGKTSLTLNCEVRNKMNHETIVTVDNIIMVNLGENGKPAPHGKTKVEFVKDRLAASEMS, from the coding sequence ATGAGATTCCATACTAGAAAATTAGTGAAGCCGGAGGATTTGAATTCTAACGGAACTTTATTTGGTGGAAAGGTATTGGCTTGGATCGATGAGGAAGCCGCCCTATATAGTATCATACAATTGGAGAATAGCAAGATAGTCACCAAATACATGTCGGAAATCAATTTCATGAGCGCTGCCAAACAGGGAGACGTTGTAGAAATAGGAATTCAGGTCGTAAAATTTGGTAAAACCTCCTTAACACTTAATTGTGAAGTCCGTAATAAAATGAACCACGAAACTATTGTTACTGTGGACAACATCATTATGGTAAACCTGGGAGAAAATGGCAAACCTGCCCCACATGGTAAAACCAAAGTGGAATTCGTAAAGGACAGATTAGCGGCTTCGGAAATGTCTTAA
- the truA gene encoding tRNA pseudouridine(38-40) synthase TruA, with translation MQRTRYYYLIRIQYLGFRYSGWQKQPGHKTVEGMLSKTFKHVLPDTKFKILGSGRTDAKVSALDGVFELFLENTPLSDLDAFLGVFNRNLPPDIRVTEIKPTTEDFNIIKNSKSKEYVYLFSYGEKNHPYCAPFLYNVIEPLDIELMQEVAQLFVGTYDFSSYTARLKPNTQVVRAIDYCEIRENTFITANFLPEKSYAMVVRGKGFMRYQIRMMMGALIQVGKGELGKQDILDSLNPEKKITLTSVAPGSGLLLNEVVFD, from the coding sequence ATGCAAAGAACCCGATATTATTATCTGATAAGAATCCAATACCTGGGATTTAGATACAGCGGTTGGCAAAAGCAACCCGGGCATAAGACCGTGGAGGGCATGTTGTCCAAAACATTTAAGCATGTTCTTCCCGATACCAAGTTCAAAATCTTAGGCTCTGGCCGGACAGACGCCAAGGTTTCCGCATTGGATGGGGTTTTTGAACTGTTCTTGGAAAATACACCTTTGTCGGATTTGGATGCCTTTCTAGGTGTTTTCAATAGGAATCTTCCTCCGGACATTCGGGTTACTGAAATTAAACCTACCACGGAGGATTTCAATATTATAAAGAACAGCAAATCCAAGGAGTATGTCTATTTGTTTTCCTATGGCGAAAAAAACCACCCTTATTGTGCACCATTTCTTTATAATGTTATTGAGCCTTTGGATATTGAACTTATGCAGGAAGTAGCCCAACTATTTGTGGGGACCTACGACTTTTCTTCTTATACCGCTCGTTTAAAACCCAATACCCAAGTCGTTCGGGCCATTGATTATTGTGAAATTCGAGAAAATACATTCATTACGGCCAATTTTTTGCCTGAAAAAAGTTATGCCATGGTGGTTAGGGGCAAGGGTTTTATGCGATATCAAATACGGATGATGATGGGCGCGTTGATACAAGTGGGCAAGGGAGAACTAGGAAAGCAGGATATTTTGGACTCTTTGAATCCTGAAAAGAAAATAACGCTTACCTCAGTGGCCCCAGGGTCGGGACTTCTTTTGAATGAAGTAGTTTTTGATTGA
- a CDS encoding glyoxalase, with amino-acid sequence MNDRSQKLLQIRPEIPSAKILPNMSDEERFQNETLRPIIKLQNDLLLASFQNYIVKGKNSFYSLTIENRLNYITNAIQKDIKFRNSLKGMIIGQFTFEEYTEYIKNSSALNKRMMNMVIKRLQDQIQYFEEGVLV; translated from the coding sequence ATGAACGACAGGTCCCAAAAGTTGCTTCAGATTCGTCCAGAAATTCCTTCAGCAAAAATTCTTCCGAACATGAGTGATGAAGAGCGCTTTCAGAATGAGACATTGCGCCCGATCATTAAACTTCAGAACGATTTACTGCTGGCATCCTTTCAAAATTATATCGTAAAGGGGAAAAACTCATTTTATAGTCTAACCATAGAAAATCGGTTAAACTATATTACCAACGCTATTCAAAAGGACATTAAATTCAGAAATTCCCTAAAGGGGATGATCATTGGCCAATTTACCTTTGAGGAATATACGGAGTACATAAAGAACTCATCGGCCCTGAATAAAAGGATGATGAATATGGTCATCAAAAGACTTCAGGACCAGATTCAATATTTTGAGGAAGGCGTTTTAGTCTAG
- a CDS encoding DUF72 domain-containing protein, which produces MKFGKTDHPELIDFSLPKDHRDTEVLLKKIDDPDTFTVHIGCAKWNKQDLKNFYPKGTKDELAYYSRQFNCIELNATFYRIFPAETYQKWKEKTPENFIFFPKVIQNVSHLRRLNDQAYPVLESYLEVTSLLEEKLGTIFLQMHNNFSPKDWNRVVYFVENWPKEFRLAMEFRHTDWFNEESVAQELYHLLEENNIANTLVDTAGRRDIMHMRLTNDEAFIRFVGANHKSDYSRLDDWIERLDTWKSMGLKKINFFVHQNMELESPLLSAYFIKQINSKLGCNLKIPNTLIDPPSLF; this is translated from the coding sequence ATGAAATTCGGAAAAACAGACCACCCAGAACTGATAGACTTTAGCTTGCCCAAGGACCATAGGGATACGGAAGTGCTATTAAAAAAGATAGATGACCCAGACACTTTTACCGTTCATATAGGCTGCGCCAAATGGAATAAACAGGATTTGAAAAACTTTTATCCCAAGGGTACGAAGGATGAATTGGCCTATTATTCCAGACAGTTTAATTGTATTGAGTTGAATGCCACTTTCTATCGAATTTTCCCTGCAGAAACGTATCAGAAATGGAAAGAAAAGACCCCTGAAAACTTTATATTTTTTCCTAAGGTAATACAGAACGTAAGTCATTTAAGGCGGTTGAACGACCAAGCTTACCCAGTTTTGGAGTCTTATTTAGAAGTTACATCTCTCCTTGAAGAAAAATTAGGCACCATCTTTTTACAAATGCACAATAATTTTAGCCCAAAGGACTGGAACAGGGTGGTATACTTTGTAGAAAATTGGCCCAAGGAATTTAGGCTTGCCATGGAATTTAGACATACGGATTGGTTCAATGAGGAAAGTGTGGCACAAGAACTTTATCATTTGTTGGAGGAGAACAATATTGCCAATACTCTGGTGGATACCGCCGGAAGAAGGGATATAATGCATATGAGGCTTACCAATGATGAAGCTTTCATTCGCTTTGTAGGGGCAAATCATAAGAGTGATTATTCAAGATTGGACGACTGGATTGAACGATTGGATACGTGGAAGTCCATGGGGCTAAAGAAAATAAATTTCTTTGTACATCAAAATATGGAATTGGAATCTCCTTTGTTATCCGCCTATTTCATTAAGCAAATCAACTCAAAATTAGGATGTAACCTAAAGATTCCCAATACTTTGATTGATCCACCTTCACTATTTTAA
- a CDS encoding vWA domain-containing protein has product MAMNTRKGFRFVPYEAPEQSPFEKLFDIFQELITHTSGDFDEAIDWLRELDKEYELTDENYTIDDFIEDLKAKGYIQEEFEDGGGEMGEEGENGEGSGGGNISITAKMERIIRQRALDQIFGKLKRSGAGNHKTGKSGQGDEHTGDFREYRYGDGLEHISMTESLKNAQVNHGIGSFNLSEEDLVVEDTQYKAQMSTILMIDISHSMILYGEDRITPAKKVAMALSELITTRYPKDTLDILVFGNDAWPIPIKDLPYLKVGPYHTNTVAGLQLAMDMLRRKRNTNKQIFMITDGKPSCLRLPDGTYYKNSVGLDDYIVEKCYNMARQARKLHIPITTFMIAQDPYLMQFIRHFTEANKGKAFFTGLKGLGEMIFEDYEANRRKRLK; this is encoded by the coding sequence ATGGCTATGAATACAAGAAAAGGATTTCGGTTTGTGCCTTATGAAGCACCGGAACAATCTCCTTTTGAAAAACTATTTGATATTTTTCAGGAACTCATCACCCATACTTCGGGCGATTTTGACGAGGCCATAGATTGGCTACGCGAATTAGATAAGGAGTATGAGCTCACCGATGAGAACTATACCATTGATGACTTTATAGAAGATTTGAAGGCCAAAGGGTACATTCAGGAAGAATTTGAGGACGGCGGCGGTGAAATGGGGGAAGAAGGTGAGAATGGAGAAGGCTCTGGCGGTGGAAATATCTCCATCACGGCAAAAATGGAACGTATAATTCGTCAGCGCGCTTTGGACCAAATCTTCGGAAAACTAAAACGCAGCGGGGCTGGGAATCACAAAACGGGAAAATCTGGACAGGGAGATGAACATACCGGCGATTTCAGGGAATACCGATATGGAGACGGACTGGAACACATTTCCATGACCGAAAGCCTTAAAAATGCCCAGGTGAACCATGGCATAGGTAGTTTTAATTTAAGCGAGGAAGACCTCGTCGTGGAGGATACCCAATACAAGGCACAAATGAGTACCATTCTGATGATCGACATCAGTCACAGTATGATTCTCTATGGGGAAGACAGGATAACCCCGGCGAAAAAGGTGGCCATGGCCTTATCGGAACTCATTACCACCCGATATCCGAAGGATACCTTGGATATTTTGGTCTTTGGGAACGATGCTTGGCCCATTCCCATAAAGGATTTGCCGTATTTGAAAGTCGGTCCCTATCATACGAACACGGTGGCCGGATTGCAATTGGCCATGGATATGCTTCGGCGAAAGCGGAACACGAACAAACAGATTTTTATGATTACCGATGGAAAGCCCAGTTGCCTGCGGCTGCCGGATGGTACCTATTATAAAAACAGCGTAGGCTTGGACGACTATATTGTGGAAAAGTGTTACAATATGGCCCGTCAGGCCCGAAAACTACATATTCCCATTACCACGTTTATGATAGCCCAAGACCCGTATTTAATGCAGTTTATCCGTCATTTTACGGAAGCCAATAAAGGGAAGGCCTTCTTTACCGGATTAAAGGGATTGGGAGAAATGATTTTCGAGGATTATGAAGCAAACAGGAGAAAAAGATTAAAATAG
- the cysM gene encoding cysteine synthase CysM, with the protein MSKSIIDLIGNTPLVESRVLNTNPNVKLFFKMEGHNPGGSVKDRAAFNMIKSGLERGSLKPSDKLIEATSGNTGIALAMIAGVFGLDIELVMPENSTKERVQTMRAYGAKVTLTPSDVGIEGARDYAENKVKEEGFVMVNQFANDDNWKAHYKTTGPEIWKDTEGKVTHFVSAMGTTGTIMGTSTYLKEKNKEVQIVGVQPSDNAKIPGIRKWPKEYLPKIFDASKVDRVMEVNEKEAIEMAKRLAKEEGIFSGMSSGGAATAALRLAEQLDNGVIVSIVCDRGDRYLSSDLFD; encoded by the coding sequence ATGTCTAAATCGATTATCGACCTTATAGGTAATACCCCTTTGGTAGAATCCCGAGTCTTAAATACAAATCCCAATGTGAAATTGTTTTTTAAGATGGAGGGTCATAACCCTGGCGGAAGTGTCAAGGATCGTGCTGCCTTTAATATGATCAAAAGCGGCTTGGAGCGCGGCAGCTTAAAGCCTTCTGACAAACTTATAGAAGCGACTAGCGGTAATACCGGGATTGCCTTGGCCATGATTGCGGGCGTATTTGGGTTGGATATTGAGTTGGTCATGCCAGAGAATTCTACCAAGGAACGAGTACAGACCATGAGGGCCTATGGCGCAAAAGTAACCCTGACACCATCCGATGTGGGTATAGAAGGTGCCCGGGATTATGCGGAAAATAAGGTAAAGGAAGAAGGTTTTGTAATGGTCAATCAATTTGCCAACGATGATAATTGGAAGGCGCATTATAAGACAACAGGACCAGAAATTTGGAAGGATACCGAAGGAAAAGTTACACATTTTGTTTCTGCTATGGGAACCACAGGGACCATCATGGGTACCTCTACCTATTTAAAGGAAAAAAATAAAGAGGTACAGATTGTAGGCGTACAACCTTCGGACAATGCTAAAATCCCGGGAATTCGCAAATGGCCCAAGGAATATTTGCCTAAAATATTCGATGCTTCCAAGGTAGATAGGGTTATGGAAGTGAATGAGAAAGAGGCAATAGAAATGGCCAAACGTTTGGCCAAGGAAGAAGGGATTTTTTCGGGTATGAGCTCTGGGGGAGCAGCTACCGCGGCTTTAAGACTAGCAGAACAGTTGGATAACGGTGTCATTGTTTCCATAGTCTGCGACCGGGGAGACCGATATCTCTCTTCGGATTTATTTGATTAG
- the epsC gene encoding serine O-acetyltransferase EpsC, with product MSHLSIVEKINLHKKQPNLRFRLKKDTETFTDLLFYTLFDIETPVADNLKKLESQFDNLVNLACWECQKPCKKVWANYVEKLPGILEKLNLDAEATVNCDPASLSIEEVYMAYPGFYAIAIYRLAHELYTIGFPLVPRLMTEYAHRQTGVDINPGAQIGDSFHIDHGTGIVIGETAIIKNHVKIYQGVTLGGLYVAKHLQKTKRHPTIENNVTIYANATILGGDTVIGANSVIGGNAWLTASVPANSTVYHSPEIKIKTQTDV from the coding sequence ATGAGCCACCTATCCATTGTTGAGAAGATCAACCTTCATAAAAAACAGCCCAACTTACGTTTCCGTCTTAAAAAAGACACGGAAACTTTTACGGATTTGTTGTTCTACACCCTATTTGATATTGAAACACCGGTAGCGGACAATTTGAAAAAACTAGAGTCCCAATTTGATAATTTGGTAAATCTGGCCTGTTGGGAGTGCCAAAAACCATGTAAAAAAGTTTGGGCCAATTATGTAGAAAAATTACCGGGCATTTTGGAAAAATTAAATCTGGATGCCGAAGCCACGGTCAATTGTGACCCGGCCTCACTGTCCATTGAGGAAGTTTATATGGCCTATCCCGGTTTTTATGCAATTGCGATTTACCGGCTCGCCCATGAACTCTATACCATTGGTTTTCCCCTAGTACCTAGATTAATGACAGAGTATGCCCACCGTCAGACAGGTGTGGATATCAATCCTGGAGCGCAGATTGGGGATTCATTTCATATTGATCATGGAACGGGGATTGTGATCGGTGAGACCGCTATCATAAAAAACCATGTGAAAATTTATCAAGGAGTTACCCTAGGAGGCCTTTACGTGGCCAAGCATTTACAAAAGACCAAAAGACACCCTACCATTGAGAACAACGTTACGATCTATGCCAATGCCACCATTTTGGGTGGGGATACGGTAATCGGCGCCAATAGTGTTATTGGGGGAAATGCTTGGTTAACAGCATCGGTTCCTGCCAATAGTACCGTATACCATTCACCTGAAATAAAAATTAAAACCCAGACAGATGTCTAA
- a CDS encoding dipeptidase, whose product MKRYTYILSILAIVACKEKESQVTESIEQKALRIHEKVITLDTHDDINVANFTDSINYTQKLETQVNLPNMEEGGLDVAWLIVYTGQDTLTPEGYAKGKENAMAKFDAIHRLCEEIAPDKINLALTPDDVRRIHSEGKKVAMIGVENAYPMGEDLSEFERYHDLGARYISLAHNGHSQFSDSNTGERDSVWLHNGLSDLGKQAVKEMNRLGIMIDVSHPSKEAMKQMISLSKAPIIASHSSARALCDHSRNLDDEQLLLMKDNGGVVQTVAFSSYLNTEKHNARAEYMKNIYQQVADSLGIEWFERSQFRSLTDAQKEAFMENYPKVTKLGQTVAEGRKDAPEPVNVSDFVDHIDYMVKLIGIDHVGISSDFDGGGGIEGWSDASETFNVTLELVKRGYTEEEIAKLWSGNLLRVLDEVQDIAKSMS is encoded by the coding sequence ATGAAGCGATACACCTATATTTTAAGCATTTTGGCAATTGTTGCCTGTAAAGAAAAGGAGTCACAAGTCACGGAATCCATTGAACAAAAAGCCTTAAGAATCCATGAAAAGGTCATTACCCTGGATACCCATGACGACATTAATGTGGCCAATTTTACAGATAGCATCAACTACACTCAAAAGTTGGAAACACAAGTAAACCTGCCCAATATGGAAGAGGGTGGTCTGGATGTGGCTTGGTTAATCGTATATACGGGCCAAGATACCCTAACCCCGGAAGGGTATGCAAAAGGAAAGGAAAATGCCATGGCCAAATTTGATGCCATCCATAGACTTTGCGAGGAAATAGCCCCGGATAAAATTAACCTTGCCCTTACTCCAGATGATGTAAGAAGAATTCATTCAGAAGGAAAAAAAGTGGCCATGATCGGGGTTGAGAACGCCTATCCCATGGGCGAAGATTTGTCGGAGTTTGAACGTTACCATGATTTAGGCGCCAGATATATTTCCTTAGCGCACAATGGGCATAGCCAATTTAGCGATTCCAATACGGGGGAAAGGGATTCCGTGTGGTTACATAATGGTTTAAGTGATTTGGGTAAACAGGCTGTAAAAGAGATGAATAGACTTGGAATAATGATAGATGTCTCGCATCCGTCCAAAGAAGCTATGAAACAAATGATATCGCTTTCAAAAGCACCGATAATCGCCTCTCATTCATCCGCTAGGGCATTATGTGACCATAGCCGGAATCTGGACGATGAGCAGTTGCTTTTGATGAAAGACAATGGGGGCGTGGTACAGACCGTAGCCTTTAGTTCTTACCTCAATACGGAAAAGCATAACGCCAGGGCCGAGTACATGAAAAACATATACCAACAGGTGGCCGATTCCTTGGGGATTGAATGGTTTGAACGTTCCCAATTCCGAAGTCTGACAGATGCCCAAAAAGAAGCATTTATGGAAAATTACCCTAAAGTTACCAAACTGGGACAAACCGTGGCCGAAGGAAGAAAGGATGCCCCTGAGCCTGTGAACGTATCCGATTTTGTGGATCACATAGACTATATGGTCAAATTAATCGGAATCGATCATGTAGGTATTAGCTCCGATTTTGATGGCGGTGGCGGCATAGAAGGTTGGTCAGATGCTTCGGAGACCTTTAATGTTACCTTGGAACTTGTTAAGCGTGGGTATACGGAAGAGGAAATTGCAAAATTATGGAGCGGAAACCTTCTTCGTGTGTTGGACGAGGTTCAGGACATCGCCAAAAGTATGTCCTAA